The following DNA comes from Cololabis saira isolate AMF1-May2022 chromosome 7, fColSai1.1, whole genome shotgun sequence.
TTCTCCAGAATTTTCCTCAGGAATGGAAGGTTTGAAATGGGCCTGTAGTTCTCAACAGCGAATGGATCAAGgttactctttttttatcaaTGGTGTTATAATAGCATGTTTGAGACCTGAGGGGAAGATTCCAGACTCTAGGGAGGTATTTACAATTTTGAGTACATCATCaccaatacagttaaaaacatatatttttttttaaatatatttttatcccggttttttccccccattatatcacccagtgctcctacctacggTACAGGTCATTGCTATCCTCTATCAACCCCGGATTGCCTTTGTAAAAGGTAATCCAGAGCAGGCTCCTGGCTGGGAGCCAATCAGATTgggagacattttaatgtaattgatAGCTCAAGGGCAAAGTGCACACTTTGCAAAATGAAGGCACTTGTTCCTGAAAATAACCAAACATATAGCCTGCCATTAGAGAAAACATCCATTTCGCACATTTATAACAAATAGCATTACGTACACGCGCCAACGGGCATCTTAAAGCTCAAATCCGAGCAGCTTAACAGGGAATGTAGTGCTTACCTTTCACCCATACTGTCTTGCCCCCTACAGCATCCTCTGGGCTCACCGCCACCAGCGCTGTCACACATTAGGTTGGAGGAGAAACCAACTGACGGTGATTTCATGCAGGCTCACAGGTAAAACTGCCACCTGAAGAACTTTGCGCCCGACTGTGTCAGATCAGATCCAACCGCACCCGCATCTGTGAATGATCAACTTGTCTAAGGAAACAGAAGGCTCCTTGTCTGACCCATAAAGTCCAGCTGTGACCTATGGATACATATTCAGTCTAAATTGCGTCTCTACTGGGACCTAAATCCCATTAATCAGCACACAATCAAGAGGAAGagacaccaaaaaaaaagacttgcatGCCAAGCTTAGGGCAAAGATTTCCTGTGGGCTACATAAACTACTCAGTAAATCCATCTAAATTATTACAGATAAGATCACAgtgtaaatgtaaaataaaaaaaaactcacgtCTGAGCCACAAAGTCCGTGTTGAAGTCAAACGCTCAAACTCTGTGAACACCTGAAACTCAGGTGGAGGAAAAGGTGAGCTGGAGTCACCAGGGCTCCACCTGCTACAGCTGTCATGCAGGAGAAATGAAATTCCGTTCCACTTGTACTTGGACTTTTGGAATAACAATAAAGTGAACCTTGAACATTGACagacaggaggaggagcaggtccTTCAACTTTAACTGCTTAAATAACTTCTTACCTGGAGACGTAAACATGCAGGTTTTCTCATACTGTACTTACAAATCACGTCAATCCAACTGCATCTTTATTGACATATGAACTATTGAGTCATTATTTATCTAACACTGTTTGAACCATGTGGACATCACTATTTATGCATATTAGTGTAACATCAATAgagtttgaattgtaaaatgatcATTTCCCTCaatttttgtttcaattttaCGTTATGACAGTTTGGGAGAGAAAACAGCTTGTTGCAGAAATGTATTTGTCACCGAGTGAAGTGGACTGGACATAATCATTATTCTCTGATATGAAATCAAAGAGAGTCTTTTTCTCTTGAGGTTGAAATGATGATTACCTTTCACACATCAAGTTTAATGTAGGAAAAGTTAAGTTTATTGTAGGAAGATCTTGGATAATAGCCACTTATGAGTTTGTTGACATTTCCACGTGAaccgaaaaaaaaagtaattgcgGAACAATTCAGAGTACTAAGTCATGAGATAGCCCTGCGTTGTGGACAATAGAAGCACAGTACATTTAACTTGTGATGAgtttaaatataatataaagaatataaaaaacataGCAACATTTACACAGGCAGATGTAagacaacaaacaaagaaagcaTAAAACGTTTGGCATGGATTTCATGCACACATTCATTTTACTTATTTGATCAAGATTTAATTGATTAAATATTACTATTACTGAAATATTACTCAAAAAGGCTGATTTTAATCAAAAGTgaacttttctttttacatgCTTGTTAAAGCCTTAAagtcttaaaaaaaatgtattctgtCCACTACATCAATGCACCATtgctaccttggaactgttttttctggcccggagtcagttctttgtcagtggaaacacaaagcccggttccaaactcagcactggcccagaaccagaaccagaaccagaaccagccctggaaccggtttggtgcaAAAGGGTTAAAAGAGGATCCTTACTGTGCTGCTGCCCGTTTTAAGGTACTAGTGGGCTCAGTGAAGAACACAGTGGAACACAGACCAtaattataaactttatttatcataaCTACTTGTTGGCGCTACTGCAGACAGATAAAGTCAAAACGTAAGTGACTTGCATTTAACATAGAAACTAATAAGAGACAGTAATGTGTCAGTTATTATAGTCATTGTAAATCCAAAGTAAAATGGATGCAGGATGAATATTTTACAAATCACATATCAAACCTTCAAACATACGTTTAAAAAGCGGAAAATAAGTggactgtttatattttgactTATTTTACAAATGGGTTGACCCCCGCAAGCAATGAGATCAGGTTTGTCCTGAACCATCTGGTCAGCAGTGAAAACTTTTCTAAGACGTAGACTCTTTGTCTCTCTCTACGCAGAGAACACAGTCTGACATAAGAGCCTTCGCTGTGATACCAGACTCCAAAACCAGGATGAAGAGGCTCCGTGAaggtggtgttgaaggtgtggaggtggatcagtgtGTCAGAGacgacgctgtagaaggacagcgTGCCAGCAGGATAGTCCACGTACACGGCCACCCTCTTAGAGATGATGGAGCCGTGGGAGAACAAGGAGGGGGAAAGGATGGATGTTTCCCTTTTATTGTAACCGAGAGAATAACCAGCGTCAGAgcagtccagactccaggagTGACGGTTCCTTCCGAACAGGAGTGCAGGAGTGCAGAGACTGGTAGGAATGGTAAACTTTATGACCACTTGTCAGACGACTGTGAGATTTTGAGACAACTGAGACACAGAGAACATGTGGGAGTGGAGGGATGTCCATGACGCTGCATTTCAGAGACGTAAAGACAAAATAGCTGCTACACCTGTCTTGAAATACTATGACCAGGAAGAAGAGTTAACACTGCAGTGTAACAATTGATGTTAATGTTGTGTTAAGTTGATGCtgtgttgaaaaagaaaaaaaaagtgtatttatGTATAATTTAATTGTTGAAATGTGGGTTTTGGAAAACAGTAAGGATAATTTAAGTTGCACAGGAATCCACTGAggatattttgatttatttgttcCAAATGATATTCCTAATTAATATTACTGGATGGTGATGGAAATgcactttattatttttaagacCAAGTGTGATGGTCATATGTGATATATGTTCAAGAAGAGAAGAAAGGACTTAActtcaaaacaaagaagaaaagatgTAACAATAGGATTGTTGTTCCTAGTTTAAGGTGGCCAGGGGACACATTTGAGTGTGACACTGTATACAAAGTGATGCtggcatatatacatatatatatatatatatatatatatatatatatatatatatatatatatatatatatatatatatatatatatatacggatGCTGGTCAGTACGACATGTTTGTAAGACGTTCCTACAATGAAGTTATAAGTAAGCATGGATATTGCTTTAACGGTCCATTCTGTATGGTTTAGTGTGAATACAAACGGAACAGAATGAAACAACCATAGCCATGATTATAAAGTGTAAGGAAGACATAACAAAAACGCCCATAAATACACGTATTAAAGTCCTCTATGATGATTAAAAATCACAAATTGGATGATCATTTACAAAACGTCAAATAATATTGAACAAAATATTCAATTGAAGCATGTTATGGGTTGTTGGGGCTGTAGTAATTATCCTCCGCCAGTAGATGGCAGTATTGAGAAGAGTAAACAGGTCAAGAAGGGTCATTACAGTTGAACTGTTGCATTTATACTtctgttaattttattcagaagcAACAACGAGGCCAGTTTAGTTATCAGCTTTATTCACTTTAATGTCATAACTGACGTGTTAATCATtcgtcagattttcagacacacaaatacattttaaaagagaaagcaaTGGGAAATGCATCTCAGACACAGTTTTGGTGTAAAACTTAAGCAGTATTTCAAATTGCTGATGAAGTTAAAGTTAAAAACGTGTGCAATACCATAAATATTATTGAATGAATACTTAAATGACCCCCAAAGGGAAATATATTGTTGCATTACAAAACTACTAATAAAATTTAGATGCCATGTAATCATAAAAGAAGGCTGTGTTTTTACTGCCCACATTAAGTCTTTCGTAGATtaatggtctttttttttttccccacggAACAAATTTTTGATGCCGTAACCACTTGAGCAATATTTACCTGCAATTCCAGACAGTCTAGTAAATACTCAATTTGTTCTTTAGTAAAATAGTTATTTCGGTAAGACACTAAACGCTTGTAGCTTTCTTCTAATGCAGCAACTCATTACTTAGTCAATGGTGAAAAAGGTGATACACCCATGATTCTTAGAGCTGAGACTGAATCTGGATTAATTGTGATGTAAATAATGACTACTCCAACATACTGACTGAGCAAATTTCTGTCGTTTTTTTATCTTCAGCTTTATTTCACACTGTTGGCACAGGCATATTCCAAGATAACAATTCAAGGATTCAccaatccattatctatacccacttatTCCAATGTGGGGTCAATGGTATCTCCTGCAgattgtgattaaaaaaaaacaaaacaaataaaactctGCGTGGAACTAAATGTTGTGAAATGTATTAATGTTTTATATAAGAACAttttaacaacaaaaataattcaGGCAGTAGACattgaaaatgtttattaaaacaaTTTCTCTTTTACAAGAATGACAGATCTTTCATGGTttccattttttaaataaaattaacaaacaatgttttttcttattttaccaCTTTTAAAATTCATGGCAGCAAAGTAAGACTGGAAAACTAATCATGGAAAAAGGGACTTGATAAAGAGCCATGACCGTATATTATGCGGTGCATTTGTTTCACCACAACCCCATCATCTCCAAGCAGAAGACGTGTTACAACACTGTTAAAAAACAGTTAAGCAACAGgaaacaggtgggttttttcattCAGTTCATAACAGCTGCTTTCTAGACAAAAACATTCCACTTTTTGTAATATAACAGTAACAAAGGATGCACTgagaagttatttattttcactttttaaaacattttttaacctTCCTACCTTCTCCCCTTGGCATTTTATTGATCCTGAAGATATTGAATAAAATTGGAGGATAAAATTATACAATCAGTGTAACAATAAAATCTATCTggcaaataaaaaacatttatgatGTGTTAGGTCATCATTATTAATGTCTTAGACCATTGagaaaacttaaaaataaaagtgaaagaTTGCTTTCAAGAACAGTTATTATTATGAAATTAGCATCAATGTGATGAAGTAATTTAATCTGCCATGACCAGAAAACTCAGACTTAACCAGTGAAGAATTTCTAATTTCTATTTCAAAGTCTCCTATCACTTACACCTCAATGAAGATTTAATTTCAGTTTATTCAAAATATATGCTAAAAAAATAGCATTcctctgttatttatttttttttttacactaaagttgaaaaatgtatatttaggAAATGCTATTCCCACTCTACCTAAAACTAAAAGCCATGAGTGTAAACAGAATTTGTATGCAAGAATGAAGAACGAGTCCTCGTTGTTTTGCAGACCAATTTCTTTACTTGCTGGCTCGACAAAACTCTAAAAAGTACTACTTCTTCATAAATACTGTAGAAAGAatgaatttttttgttttgatgattAGCATGTTTTGTCCAACAGCCATTTTTGTTGCAGATGGTTAAGAAATCAGTTGTGAAatgtttgaatttattttattttgttagtttGCCTTCATTCAGACTTGCTGTAGTACTGTACGAAAATGTTACCATTTGATTTATGATTTTGTAGTCACATAGGAAGATTATgaaggttttattttatcagAGCCGAGAACTTTCATATAAATCATAATAATATACACTTTAAGGctgtttgaaatgataaatcgtcttccttttttaaacacattttttttctatgcCAGTTAAAGCACTTTACAGTACTattcactcacactcacactcacacagacacacacagcattttttcttctttttaaatacaATGACATGCATCCATCTTCTGTACTTGTTGAGACAGGATCACAAAAAGACAGAAAGTAACCATACACCCCCGAACCTAATCCTAGAGACTATTCAGAATCACCAGTCAACCTGACTtgcatgtttttggattgtGTGTGGAAGCTGAGGTACCCGGTGAAAACCATCACAGTCATAAGGAGAACATGCAATCTCCAACCCTGGAAACTGGTGCCAGTGCTATTCACCACACCACTGCATtgtccagacacacacacacacacactcactcactaaCTCAAAACCCATCACAGTCAATGTGGCTTTCAGcatcttgcccaaggacacttcagCAGGTGGACATGAGTTAGAACTAATGAACTAAGGGGACAATCTGATTAGATGACGGCTGTTACTCCAGAGCCACCGTGCAAAGGAGATTCTCGCATTCTGGCTCTATGCATACAGCACTTGTGGGGATCTCATTCAGTCAGCATTAATCTGAACTGAGCAGTTGGTGAAAACCAGGGTACAAGACGGCAGCAGTGCAGCCAGTGAGCGACGCAGACTTGGAAAAGGATCATTTGTATCCTGTGTCCTGTCCTCATCATTATCACCTGCTCCTAAACCTTCCTCTCCATCCTGCTGTTCAACGCCACCTCCTTCCCCCTCTTCCACTGGTGGAGTCTGCCGTGGCTGGAAGGTCACATCCAAAAACTCCAGCTGGCGGAGCCCGCGGAGCATCCGACAGCCCCGCGCAATCTGCAGCTCGCTCAGAGTGCAGGCCCAGAGGCACAGGCGCTTCAGGTCCTTCAGGCGGCTGGCGCAGAGCAGGCCCGGCCCCACTTCCTTGCCACCGAGACTCAGTTCTTCTAAGCCGAGCCATCCGGCTCCCAGTCCCAGGGAGGCCATCTGCAACTGGTAGCCTTGTCGCCCCGTGATGCCTATTTCCAGAAACTTGAGCCTGGAAAGACCTTCTACACCAGAGACACCATCTTTGGCTGCACAGCTTCGCAGACCACTGGCTGTTATACGAAAGGTGTCACGTAGCTCCAAGTGACTGAGTTTCTCCCATGATGCCAGAGTCTCCAGGTGCAGGTCTGTGAAAGAGGGGACATTGTTGAGGACTAACCACTCAATAGCAATGCCTGAAGGGGAGTTGAGCCCTTTTCGTTTCTGATCCCTGCCTTGCTGTGGAGTGCCAGCACTGGATGTGGCTTCATGAGCGGGTAAGATCGGCAAGGTCTGGCTGAAAAAACCACGAGGGAGCTCGCAACCACGAAGCTCCAGCACTCGCAAAGATGGAGGCAGGATGTGGCAGTTGGTCAAGCTTCTCAGGTCTGTATGGAGAAGACAGAGCTTGCTCAGACGTGGGCATTTTGTGGACAAAGCTTTGAGCCAAGACTCAGAGAGAAATGTGCCGCCTCGGGCAGAGAGCAGCAAACCCCGCAAGCGAAGGCACCTTAATCCGCAACCGAGGTACTGACGCAGCAAGACCCAAAGAATGCGGGATGTCACCTAGCACACATTGGGCGATCCATGGATGTGTGTTGACGATGAGAGATGGAGggcaaaaacagaaacacatctaTTAATAAGCACACAATATGAAATCAGAAGAGGTTTGCAGCTCATTTGTGGACACATTTCATGCAAAGTGGCACATTAAAACGACATTACACAAGgcattaaaaacaaatacagaaGAAATATAGAAATTCTGTTCAGAATGTAAGAAAAGACTAAATATACAAGAGTAGTGCTGTTCAGGATTCCTGGTACCCTGAATTTTAAGAATAGTatcttatataataataataatatcttaAGAATAGTTTTAGCTATAAAGCAAGCAAACCAATTTTGGATAATGAAAATATGTTGTCTAAAATATTAAAGTTACTGCATAACAAAAAGCAAAGGCTTTCAGCATCCTGCATACAATTACTGACACTTAATTTGGTTTTACTACTTTTAGTGACAGTGACAGGCTCTGTGGTAAAACCTCCACCTTTGTTTTActgaaggctgttttttttttgggggggggggttcacagAGGCTTAATTTTGTCATTTATgataataaatgtaaaatataaagaataaaattatgTTTTGACACTTCCCTTCTTGTTGCATTTGTGTCCATTTCTGAAAATATTCTGAGCTGATTGATAATTCAGGAGTACCAATGATTCTGATCACCACAAcctcaaaataaatgaataaatcaggAGTTCATTCTTATTCGTACAAGATGGTTTGGGACGTTTAACTGTGTCACAGACTAAGTAAAACAAATATTGTTCTGTATGGACACAGGCCTGAGCCCAAAATtgcacttgtcagtaccactcaaggtgacaaaacttgcttataatttttgaaaatatctgtctgtagatgatattttggtatgataaccttcctgagtggcaacTGGAGAGTTTGAGAGACATTATGTGATGATTCTGTACTTGGTTAACCTTCTTAACACTATCTTAAGTACACACAGAACTTGATAGCCCAACTATAATCAGATCTTGACATATTCCCATTAATAATGATGTTAATTTTGTTAACATTATAAACATAACAATAGTGtagtttataaaactaagctggttccttatctcatcgttatgtcctgtatttgcatgataaagaccagtttgtggctgttatagtttcataggattGAAGATGAGATTTATAACAAATTTTAGATCTCgtactcaccactgctctttgTACACTCGGGTCGGATGGTCTGCTCTGTCCACCCGTAGACTCTATCATTGGCATGTCTTTATTTATAAGGCTATTCTTGGCCTACTTCCACTCTATTtaggaaattatgtttttcaaaaaagcacTGGGAGTCATAACCTTCGCTCCCAGGACTTATTTGTATTGTCTGTACCTAGGGTCCGCACTAAACTAGGTAGTAGGGCCTTCAGCTATGCTGCTCCTTATGCATGGAATGAGTTGcagaaaattttaaaattaagAGATCTGGTCTCACTTGATGCTTTTaaagttctcctgaaagacttgGAAGCAAGTACATTTAGCTGTAGGTGCTTtgattgttgttgattttgactatatttgcGATCTGTTTACCGTTTtgttaaaactgttttaattgttataaattgtttttatgttatttgtttttgttaccatgttgctgcctgtcttggccaggactctcttgtaaaagagattattaatctcaacgagactttctcctggttaaataaaggttaaataaaaaataaaataaaataggagcctaatgacgctcttctagtttaaggctcacaatgacctgcaaCAATGATAAAGTATGAGGtatattatacaggactgtctcagaaaattagaatattgttataaagttctttattttctgtaatgcaataaaaaaaaaaaaaatgtcatacattctggattcattacaaatcaactgaaatattgcaagtcttttattattttaatattgctgatcatggcttacagcttaagaaaactcaaatatcctatctcaaaaaatttgaatattctgggaatcttaatcttaaactgtaagccataatcagcaatattaaaataataaaaggcttgcaatatttcagttgatttgtaatgaatccagaatgtatgacatttttgcattacagaaaataaagaactttatcacaatattcaaattttctgagacagtcctgtacatttcctgaatcctaatggtcctgtgagtattccagtttttgtattttgtgtctctgttgttcctagatgacacagagctaaaagatagtatatcatttaggcgaaaattgggtaaaaatgtgttgtttatagtttaaagagctgcggtgacctctatgttggtcagaaagattcacatcttagcttgaatgaatgcttaaaaggtcccctttaaaatgataccaaagacaatattgtgaaacattgacattgacattgtacatgagtctaaaccaggatatgcagcagcatctaaaatgtcattttctgaacttcatgagctgataactatgatcagGAAAGGTtgtcataccaaaatatcatctacagacatggacaTGTTCAAAAATGATAAGCAAGTGTTGTCACATTGACTGGTCTGGCTCATGGACTAACAAATGTAGGAAAACTTCccctaaaaacaccacatttcAAATATCAGCCTTACCCCTTTCCATGCGGTCAAATCCACAGTCCTCCACAACCTCTGGTCTCTAATAAGGCGTTTCCATCTCTTACAGACTCTAGAAAAGCCGtggaaacaacaaaaagagaataaaacagtAACAACACAACTGGGATGAAAGGAGTCACAACAAAGAAAACTGTGACTTCTGCTTCAGCAGAGAGAAAACAGCTGGCAAAAACACTGAGAGAGCAGAGTTTCCACGTCCTTACCTTCCCGCTCGGACCAGCTCTTTGACACCCAAGTACGACAAAACATCTATCAGTATGTTTTCGGGGAAGTAGTCGAGGTTACAGGCTTTAAATTCATCCATTTTCGTAAACAAAACTCCCAGAAACCCTCGACACGGACTGATATCAGGTGCGCACACGCGTTGCGCCCAAATCAGTAATCCCCAGGAAACAAACCGCACCCCGGCGGAGAGACACGGGCCGAGCTGGAGCTGGATACTGGACATGCATCAGAAATAGCTCCTGCTAAACATAGTTTATTTATcgcctcgttttttttttcgtggCTCAGTTAGAAGCCGTGTTGCGACACTGACcacctcaaggctgatttatggttccgcgttacaccaacgcagagcggtgcgtgtcgccgcgtaccctatggcgtagcgtacgccgtagggtacgcgtcgatttaacgcggaaccataataaaaaaaaaaaaaagtaaaactttattgaacaaaattctgtagagtATACAATAAAGGGcacatgaaacaaaacaatcaattatctacagatatatatatatatatatatatatatatatatatatatatatatatatatatatatatatatatatatatatatatatatatatatatatatatatatatatatttttagtttagtttagtttatttcggtcatgacatcacaaaaaaagaataaaaatgacaacaagaaaactaatacactgttcaaagaaaacattacaaaaaatgtccaatatacaaataccatctagacctaaaaaggtgtaggctgaagcaaagtttattatttgcctaccctcaacaagattaat
Coding sequences within:
- the LOC133446776 gene encoding F-box/LRR-repeat protein 12-like yields the protein MSSIQLQLGPCLSAGVRFVSWGLLIWAQRVCAPDISPCRGFLGVLFTKMDEFKACNLDYFPENILIDVLSYLGVKELVRAGRVCKRWKRLIRDQRLWRTVDLTAWKGVTSRILWVLLRQYLGCGLRCLRLRGLLLSARGGTFLSESWLKALSTKCPRLSKLCLLHTDLRSLTNCHILPPSLRVLELRGCELPRGFFSQTLPILPAHEATSSAGTPQQGRDQKRKGLNSPSGIAIEWLVLNNVPSFTDLHLETLASWEKLSHLELRDTFRITASGLRSCAAKDGVSGVEGLSRLKFLEIGITGRQGYQLQMASLGLGAGWLGLEELSLGGKEVGPGLLCASRLKDLKRLCLWACTLSELQIARGCRMLRGLRQLEFLDVTFQPRQTPPVEEGEGGGVEQQDGEEGLGAGDNDEDRTQDTNDPFPSLRRSLAALLPSCTLVFTNCSVQINAD